CGCGGCCGTCGGCGTAGGTCCCGCGGGGCCGTCGAAGCGTCGCGACGACGCCCGCCGGAACACACCCCGCCATCGGAGGCTCGCCTCGACGCGCGACGACCACGTCCTCGGGTGCGCCCGGGCACGGACCTGCGACCACGAACGTCGCTTCGGCCGTGTCGGCGCGTAGCGTGAGGAACGGCGCACCGGAAGAGGCGCGGGCCGAGGCCTCGGTCGCCGACAGAGACTTCGTCACGGAGAGGTCCGCGAGCGCGGTCTGGAAGGCCGTGACCTCGGCGCGCGACGCGTACGGCCCGGAGTCGCCGAGGGTGTGGCGGACGCGCCCGCTGCGGACGAGGTCGAACGCGTCTCCGGACGCGGGGACCACGTGGGCCCGCTCCGGCGAGGCGAGCGCCTTTGGCACGAGACGCTTGTCGCGGTACTCGGACACGTCCGCGAGGAGCGCCGTGGCGAGCCGCTTCTCGACGACGAACGTCCCGACCCCCACGACCTCGAGGTACGCCGCGCCCTCGGGCTTCGGCGCAGGTCCGCCGAGGGCGAACACGTAGACCGCGTCGCCCATCACGATCTCGCCCGTGACGCGCGGCGAAGCGAGCCCCATGGTGGCGTCCTTGTCGACCGAGCGCAGCGCCACGGCCGCCTCGAGCTCGGCGAAGAGGACGTCCGCCTTGGCCGCGTCCGGGGCCTCCGTCGATCCGTGGATCGTCCATGTGTGGGTCGCCGGAGCGCGATCGAGACGCACCTCGCCGCCCGGACCACGCAGCGTCACGGCCGTGACCCGATCGCGCCGCCACGCGGGAAAGAGCGAGTCTTTCCGGAGCGCGCGCTCCGCGTCCGAGGGGGCCACGCGATCCCGGTACACGAGCACACCCAGGACGAGCGCGACGAGCACGAGCACGACGGGCGCAAGGTTCTGCCTCATCGCCCGGAGCGGCCTCCCTTCGCCCGGCCGGCGCGTTTTTCGTCGGACCGTCGGCCTTCGCGCTTCGCAGGTGTGCCCTCGACCGGCGCTCGGGCGACGTGCGCGCGCCCCTCGGTGCTCTTTCGGCGAAAGGCCACCGCCACCCCGAGGAGCGCTACGGCGAGCGGCATGAGAAAGACGACGTAGCGCCGCACCTCGGCGCGAGACTCTTCCGTAATCCGTACGCCGGCCGCGACGTCGGCCTTCGGAGGGATGTCGACGATCTCGGGCTTCGTCGCCAGCCACGAGAGCGAGCTCTCGACGAGGAGCGCCGCGCCGCGCACCCCGAAGGGCTCGCGGAAGTTCGCCTCGAAGAGCGCGGTCGACGCGCCGAGGACCACGACCCTCGGCCCGTGCGGCGCGTCTCTGTGGGTCTTCTCGCGCTCCGCGGCCATGGCGAGCACGAACGGCCCGCTCGTGTCCTCGGGGCGCTTCTCCGGGGTCTTGGTCCACGTGGCGGCACCGTCCGCCGTCGCGATGCCGAAGGACTCCGGGCTCGAGACGAGGAGATCCGTGGCGACGGCCGCGCCCGCTTCGGTCGCGTGGTAAAGGGGCCGCGAGAGCTGTACGAGCACCCGTGGCGGCTCGCGCTCGTCCCGCACGACGAGGCCCATGGTGGTCGCGTGAGGCTTGGGGTCGGCGAAAAACCGAACGCCGTAACTATCGGGAAGTGCTCGATCTTTCGCCGCTTCGACGACGATGGTTCCGCCGAGACGCACCCCGAACGGCGCGAGCACCGAGGAGAGCCCCGTCGGGTCCACCCCCGCGGCGTCGGGCGTGGGGCCGAGCGCGAAGAGGCCGCTGCCGCCCGTCATCAGGTAGGTGCGGAGCCGTTCGGCCTCGCCCGCCGCGAACGCAGAACGAGGCCCCGGCACGATCACCACCGCGCAGCCCGCGAGAGGCTCTCCGGAGCCCGGCACGGTAAGGTCGACCGAGGCTACGTCGTAGTTGTCCTTCTCGAGCACGTTCTTGAGGAAGAAGAGGCCGCGCTCGGAGCCGTCCCGCGTCGACGCCTCGCCGTGGCCCTCCGTGAAGCAGAGCCGCGCCCTCGCGCCTTCGCGAACGACGTTGCGAATGGCGAGCGTGAGCGCCTCCTCCTCGCGCGGCCGGACCTTGGTGTCGTCCTTCTCCGAGGCCGTGTAGAGGTCGGTCGGCTCGATGAACCAGTGTTTCTCCCGTCGCGCGACGACGATCGCCGCGTCGGTCACCACGCGCCCGTCCTCGGCGCGGCCCGCCTCGATGCGGAAACGCTTTCGGACGTCCTCGAAGGCGAGCGGGTCCTTGTCGGGGTCGACGTTCTTGACGACGATCTGGCTCGACTCGGCCGCGTACGCCGTGAGGATCTGCGAGACGCTCTGCTTGAGCGGCTCCTGCGCGCCGAGGAGCACCCACACCTCGACGGGCTCGCGGAGCTCTCGCAGCGTCGTCTTCGTGGCAGCCGAGAGCGTGTAGCGCCTGTCCTCGGTCACGTCCCACCTTGCGTAGTGGCGCGACGCGTACATGTTCACGAAGAAGCCGATCGCCGTCGCGGCGAGCAGGCCCACGAGCTTTCCGAGCTCGTCCCGCCGGAGCGCCTTCACCTGGCCCACGAGGACGCGGAGCGGGCTCATCCCCACCTCCAGGCGTCGACGACGCGCACGGTGAAGTAGAGGGGCACCACGGTGAGCGTGCCGTAAAAGACGAGGCGCCTCGTGTCGACGATCCCACTCGAGAAATCGCTCATCGCCGCCCAGACGGACACATGATTGCAGACCGCATGCATCGTCGTCCCCTCGCGGGCGACGAG
The DNA window shown above is from Myxococcales bacterium and carries:
- a CDS encoding GldG family protein, which codes for MSPLRVLVGQVKALRRDELGKLVGLLAATAIGFFVNMYASRHYARWDVTEDRRYTLSAATKTTLRELREPVEVWVLLGAQEPLKQSVSQILTAYAAESSQIVVKNVDPDKDPLAFEDVRKRFRIEAGRAEDGRVVTDAAIVVARREKHWFIEPTDLYTASEKDDTKVRPREEEALTLAIRNVVREGARARLCFTEGHGEASTRDGSERGLFFLKNVLEKDNYDVASVDLTVPGSGEPLAGCAVVIVPGPRSAFAAGEAERLRTYLMTGGSGLFALGPTPDAAGVDPTGLSSVLAPFGVRLGGTIVVEAAKDRALPDSYGVRFFADPKPHATTMGLVVRDEREPPRVLVQLSRPLYHATEAGAAVATDLLVSSPESFGIATADGAATWTKTPEKRPEDTSGPFVLAMAAEREKTHRDAPHGPRVVVLGASTALFEANFREPFGVRGAALLVESSLSWLATKPEIVDIPPKADVAAGVRITEESRAEVRRYVVFLMPLAVALLGVAVAFRRKSTEGRAHVARAPVEGTPAKREGRRSDEKRAGRAKGGRSGR